A DNA window from Alphaproteobacteria bacterium contains the following coding sequences:
- a CDS encoding Arm DNA-binding domain-containing protein, with amino-acid sequence MAKKIDRLSALKVERTKKPGMYADGAGLWLRVLSSGAKSWIFRFMMNGRAREMGLGSANEVTLADARERAIECRRLRARGIDPIENRRGERQAAALEAAKAITFKECAEKYIASHKAAWRNKQHLRQWQNSLTKHVEPVIGGFSIQAIDTALVMRVLEPMWTAKTETASRLRQRIEVILDWAKVQGFR; translated from the coding sequence ATGGCAAAAAAGATAGACCGGCTCTCTGCACTCAAGGTCGAAAGAACCAAAAAACCCGGGATGTACGCTGACGGCGCTGGCCTGTGGCTTCGGGTGTTGTCGAGTGGTGCCAAGTCTTGGATCTTCCGTTTCATGATGAACGGCCGCGCCCGAGAGATGGGTCTTGGGTCGGCGAACGAAGTGACCTTAGCCGATGCACGCGAGCGGGCAATCGAATGCCGACGGCTCCGGGCTCGCGGGATAGACCCCATCGAAAACAGGCGCGGGGAACGGCAAGCAGCCGCACTGGAGGCCGCTAAGGCCATTACCTTCAAGGAGTGCGCTGAGAAATATATCGCGTCCCATAAGGCGGCATGGCGAAACAAGCAGCACCTGCGACAATGGCAAAATAGTCTCACGAAACACGTTGAGCCCGTCATCGGTGGCTTCTCAATTCAAGCGATCGATACAGCCCTCGTCATGCGGGTTTTAGAACCGATGTGGACGGCAAAGACTGAGACCGCCAGCCGATTACGCCAGCGGATCGAAGTGATTCTTGACTGGGCGAAGGTGCAGGGATTTCGGG
- the purB gene encoding adenylosuccinate lyase, translating into MIPRYSRPEMSAIWSPENRLRIWFEIEAHACDAQAKLGVIPAAAAAAVWALGRDAVKPGRVAEIEAEVHHDVIAFLTALAEQVGPEARFVHQGMTSSDVLDTCLAVQLKEASDILLVDIDRVLAALKKRAYEHKMTPIVGRSHGIHAEPITFGLKLAGHYAEFARNRARLVEARREVATCAISGSVGTFANIDPFVESYVAEKLGLAVEPISTQVIPRDRHAVFFSVLAIIASAIERLATEIRHLQRSELREAEEYFAPGQKGSSSMPHKRNPVLSENLTGLARLVRSYVVPALENVALWHERDISHSAVERVIAPDATVVLDFALARLADLVERLVVYPETMMANLDRYGGLVHSQRVLLALTQAGMSRENAYRAVQRHAMNAWNEDGAFLEGLKADASVTKYLDAEALAALFDLEHHTKHVDTIFRRVFGEG; encoded by the coding sequence ATGATTCCGCGCTATTCCCGACCCGAGATGTCGGCCATCTGGTCGCCCGAGAACCGCTTGCGCATCTGGTTCGAGATCGAGGCGCACGCCTGCGACGCGCAGGCGAAGCTCGGCGTCATTCCCGCAGCGGCGGCGGCGGCGGTTTGGGCGCTCGGGCGCGATGCAGTCAAGCCAGGGCGCGTTGCGGAGATCGAAGCCGAGGTTCACCACGACGTGATTGCTTTTCTCACCGCACTCGCCGAGCAGGTGGGGCCCGAGGCGCGCTTCGTTCATCAGGGCATGACGTCGTCCGACGTGCTCGACACCTGCCTCGCGGTACAGCTCAAGGAAGCCTCCGATATTCTGCTCGTGGACATCGACCGCGTGCTCGCCGCACTCAAAAAACGGGCTTACGAGCACAAGATGACGCCAATCGTGGGAAGAAGCCACGGCATCCACGCCGAGCCGATCACCTTCGGCCTCAAGCTCGCCGGTCACTACGCGGAATTTGCGCGCAACCGGGCGCGCCTCGTCGAGGCGCGACGGGAGGTCGCGACATGCGCCATCTCGGGTTCTGTCGGGACCTTCGCAAATATCGATCCCTTCGTCGAAAGCTACGTGGCGGAAAAGCTCGGCCTCGCAGTCGAACCGATCTCAACCCAGGTGATCCCGCGCGACCGCCACGCCGTCTTCTTCTCGGTCCTTGCCATCATCGCAAGCGCGATCGAGCGGCTTGCCACCGAAATTCGCCACCTCCAGCGGAGCGAGCTTCGCGAGGCCGAAGAGTATTTCGCACCCGGCCAGAAGGGCAGCTCGTCGATGCCCCATAAACGCAATCCCGTACTCTCCGAAAATCTGACCGGGCTCGCACGGCTCGTGCGCTCCTATGTAGTTCCCGCACTCGAAAATGTGGCACTCTGGCACGAGCGGGACATTTCCCATTCCGCGGTCGAGCGTGTGATCGCCCCCGATGCGACGGTGGTGCTCGACTTCGCTCTCGCGCGCCTCGCCGACCTCGTCGAACGGCTCGTCGTCTATCCCGAGACCATGATGGCGAATCTCGACCGTTATGGCGGGCTCGTGCATTCGCAGCGTGTGCTCCTAGCACTCACCCAAGCGGGCATGAGCCGCGAGAACGCATACCGCGCAGTCCAGCGCCATGCCATGAACGCGTGGAACGAGGATGGGGCCTTCCTCGAAGGTCTCAAGGCGGACGCGAGCGTCACGAAATATCTCGACGCCGAGGCGCTCGCCGCCCTCTTCGATCTCGAACATCACACCAAACACGTCGACACGATCTTTCGCCGCGTGTTCGGCGAAGGATAG
- a CDS encoding DUF1476 domain-containing protein — protein sequence MSDIFHDREKQAEAMFAHDQDLRFKSRVRSDRLMGLWVASKFGLKGKEAEDYAKSLIEIALEKGGNKRLIERIMADFKAHNIEISEHRIMRHLAECEAEARAQVMKEIK from the coding sequence ATGAGCGACATTTTCCACGATCGCGAAAAGCAAGCGGAAGCGATGTTCGCGCACGACCAGGACCTACGGTTCAAGTCTCGCGTTCGAAGCGACAGGCTCATGGGTCTTTGGGTCGCCTCGAAGTTCGGCCTCAAAGGCAAGGAGGCAGAGGATTACGCCAAGTCGCTCATCGAAATAGCGCTCGAGAAGGGTGGGAACAAACGGCTGATCGAACGAATCATGGCCGACTTCAAGGCGCACAACATCGAGATTTCGGAGCACCGAATCATGCGCCACCTCGCTGAGTGCGAAGCGGAAGCCCGCGCGCAGGTCATGAAAGAAATCAAATAG
- a CDS encoding NRDE family protein translates to MCTIVVLLRPGQPWPVLIAANRDEMLERPWKPPAEHWPDRPGVVAGLDVLAGGSWLGINREGVVAAALNRRHSLGPQTGMRSRGELVLEALDHADAANAAEALSAIDPTAYRTFNFVVADNSGGFWLRNLGTDGPGKVEPFPLAAGMSMITAFDLNDPASLRIRDNLPRFQAAALPDPDSGDWGAWQALLARRSDGKSEIEHEGDMCVVTDRGFGTSSSSLIALPSPQKLGVRPIWLFAPGRPDRTPFAPVPLR, encoded by the coding sequence ATGTGCACGATAGTCGTTCTGCTGCGGCCGGGCCAGCCGTGGCCAGTCCTGATCGCCGCAAACAGGGACGAAATGTTGGAGCGGCCGTGGAAGCCGCCGGCGGAACATTGGCCGGATCGCCCTGGGGTGGTCGCGGGCCTTGATGTGCTCGCGGGCGGAAGCTGGCTCGGGATCAACCGCGAAGGCGTCGTGGCCGCCGCCCTCAACCGCCGCCACTCCCTCGGCCCTCAAACCGGGATGCGAAGCCGTGGCGAGCTTGTTCTCGAAGCGCTCGATCACGCCGACGCAGCCAATGCGGCCGAAGCGCTTTCGGCAATCGACCCCACGGCCTACCGGACGTTCAATTTCGTCGTAGCGGATAACAGCGGCGGATTTTGGCTCCGCAACCTCGGTACCGACGGCCCCGGCAAGGTCGAACCGTTCCCGCTCGCGGCTGGAATGTCGATGATTACGGCATTCGACCTGAACGATCCGGCAAGCCTGCGCATCCGCGACAATCTGCCGCGATTTCAAGCAGCCGCCCTACCCGACCCGGATAGCGGCGACTGGGGCGCGTGGCAGGCCCTCCTGGCGCGACGCAGCGATGGGAAATCCGAGATCGAGCATGAGGGGGACATGTGCGTCGTGACGGACCGAGGGTTCGGCACCTCTTCGAGTTCCTTGATCGCCCTGCCCTCGCCACAAAAGCTCGGCGTGCGACCGATCTGGCTCTTCGCACCGGGCCGGCCCGACAGGACGCCTTTCGCTCCCGTTCCGCTCCGTTAG
- a CDS encoding RT0821/Lpp0805 family surface protein — protein sequence MWKVVGIAFLAMAIVGATAVPAALAQYSHTFPRNIRLTKADVDMMKQAAREGMDGKPDGTVIPWNNEKSGNSGTVTLLKKVEVKGQECRDILHTIKARNVAEPANYEVTICRQPDGSWKIPAK from the coding sequence ATGTGGAAGGTCGTTGGCATTGCGTTTCTTGCTATGGCGATCGTCGGGGCGACCGCGGTCCCTGCCGCGCTCGCGCAGTATTCGCATACGTTTCCGCGGAATATCAGGCTGACCAAGGCCGACGTCGACATGATGAAGCAGGCGGCGCGCGAGGGCATGGACGGAAAGCCCGATGGCACGGTCATTCCGTGGAACAATGAGAAAAGCGGAAATTCGGGAACCGTGACCTTGCTGAAAAAAGTTGAGGTGAAGGGTCAAGAATGCCGCGATATTCTTCACACGATAAAGGCCAGGAACGTCGCCGAGCCCGCCAACTACGAAGTGACGATCTGCCGCCAGCCCGATGGAAGCTGGAAAATACCGGCGAAATAG
- a CDS encoding glycine zipper family protein has protein sequence MATIFAHAASAQNLMIYPARGQDQQTQDRDRFECHSWAVQQTGFDPTRASAAPAPPPPPQGGLLRGAARGAAVGAVGGAIGGNAGKGAAIGAGAGAMVGGIRQADQQRQFQQQQQAQAGANAAGFNDYNRAMAACLQGRGYTVN, from the coding sequence ATGGCGACAATATTCGCGCACGCGGCGTCGGCGCAGAATCTGATGATCTATCCGGCGAGAGGCCAGGATCAGCAAACGCAGGACCGCGACCGCTTCGAATGTCATTCCTGGGCGGTTCAACAGACGGGATTCGATCCGACTCGGGCGAGTGCGGCCCCTGCGCCGCCCCCGCCACCTCAGGGTGGGCTGCTGCGCGGTGCGGCGCGCGGTGCTGCGGTTGGTGCGGTCGGTGGCGCGATTGGGGGCAACGCCGGCAAGGGAGCCGCAATAGGTGCTGGTGCTGGCGCCATGGTCGGCGGCATTCGTCAAGCCGATCAACAAAGACAGTTTCAGCAGCAACAGCAGGCACAGGCAGGTGCGAATGCAGCGGGCTTCAATGACTACAACCGCGCCATGGCAGCTTGCTTGCAAGGCCGCGGATACACCGTGAACTAG
- the purC gene encoding phosphoribosylaminoimidazolesuccinocarboxamide synthase produces the protein MSRRKRIYEGKAKVLYEGPEPGTLVQYFKDDATAFNSRKRGVITGKGVLNNRISEYLMTRLGEIGVPTHFLRRLNMREQLVREVEIIPIEVAVRNVAAGSISERFGIAEGTPLPRSILEYYYKNDQLNDPMVSEEHITAFGWATPQDLDEIMSLSLRINDFLSGLFLGVGIRLIDFKVEFGRLWNGDDMRIVLADEITPDSCRLWDLKTNEKLDKDRFRRDLGNVAEAYQEVARRLGIMPEAGPTDLKGPTLIQ, from the coding sequence ATGTCCAGACGCAAGCGCATCTACGAAGGCAAGGCCAAGGTTCTCTACGAAGGCCCCGAGCCGGGCACGCTCGTCCAATATTTCAAGGACGATGCGACCGCATTCAATTCGCGCAAGCGCGGCGTCATTACCGGCAAAGGTGTCCTGAACAATCGGATTTCGGAATACCTGATGACGCGGCTTGGCGAGATCGGCGTGCCGACTCATTTCCTGCGCCGGCTCAACATGCGCGAGCAGCTCGTGCGCGAGGTCGAGATCATTCCGATCGAGGTCGCTGTCCGCAACGTTGCTGCCGGATCGATCTCCGAGCGCTTCGGTATCGCCGAGGGCACGCCGCTCCCGCGTTCGATCCTCGAGTACTATTACAAGAACGACCAGCTCAACGATCCGATGGTTTCGGAGGAGCACATCACCGCCTTTGGCTGGGCGACGCCGCAGGATCTCGACGAGATCATGTCGCTATCGCTGCGAATCAACGACTTTCTGTCCGGCCTTTTCCTTGGCGTCGGCATTCGGCTCATCGACTTCAAGGTCGAGTTCGGCCGGCTCTGGAACGGAGACGATATGCGAATCGTCCTCGCCGACGAGATCACGCCGGATAGCTGCCGGCTGTGGGATTTGAAGACCAACGAGAAGCTCGACAAGGACCGGTTCCGGCGCGACCTCGGCAACGTTGCCGAGGCATACCAGGAAGTGGCGCGCCGGCTTGGCATCATGCCCGAAGCCGGACCGACGGACCTCAAAGGTCCGACGCTCATACAATGA
- the purS gene encoding phosphoribosylformylglycinamidine synthase subunit PurS, with translation MKAKIHITLKNGVLDPQGKAIANALGSLGFKGVDDVRQGKYIEIELAETDLGKARASVEAMCRKLLANTVIENYAIDLVG, from the coding sequence TTGAAGGCGAAAATCCACATCACGCTCAAAAACGGCGTGCTCGACCCCCAAGGCAAGGCAATCGCCAATGCCCTCGGCTCACTCGGCTTCAAGGGCGTCGACGATGTGCGCCAGGGCAAGTATATCGAGATCGAGCTTGCCGAAACCGATCTCGGCAAGGCGCGCGCCAGCGTCGAGGCCATGTGCCGCAAGCTGCTCGCCAATACCGTGATCGAGAATTACGCCATCGACCTCGTGGGGTAA